Part of the Suricata suricatta isolate VVHF042 chromosome 8, meerkat_22Aug2017_6uvM2_HiC, whole genome shotgun sequence genome, tctggtaaccaccattttgttctctataattaagaatcttcttggggcgcctgggttgcccgattgaatgtccgacttcagctcaggtcataatctctcagtctgtgagttcgagccccacctcaggctctaggctgacagcttggagcctggagcctgattcagattctgtgtctctccctctctctgcccctccctgctcatgctctgtctctcaaaaataaataaatgctaaaaaaataaaaataaaaagaagaatcttaatatctttttctctctcttttccctttgcttgtttgttttgtttcttaaatccctcatatgagtgaaatcatacggtatttgtctttctctgattctcaGTATTTCTCTTAGTGTTATATTCTCTCactccatgtcattgcaaatagcaaaatttcattttttatggctaaataatatttcgttacacacacaccacatcttcatctatttatcaattgatggacatgggctgcttccatatcttgactatggTAAGTAATGCTACGATAAACATAGGGGtctgtgtatccctttgaattcgtgtTCTTGTtgatcattactttaaactcTAACAGGCATACTGGTTATctccatttagttctttttctgaggttttatcttattttttcatttggagcatattcctctgtctcctcactttGCTTGACTTTCTGTGTGTTTCTATGAATTAAGGGAACAGCTACTTCTGAACTTGAAGGAATGGTCTTAGGTATGGTCATCCCTCGTGTAGACTGTATGTGCTTGATGACTTTTGCTGGCTGGCTGGAGTTGTGGCTGACATGGATTGGGGGTCACGAGGCACCCCTTGCTGGGTCTGCTCTGATGGGACGGTAGATGACACTTCTTTAAAGACTGTGACCACATCCCACAGCGATTTGTACCTGAAATAAATGCTTAATACTTAATGGATGAAGCTGAGATTTTAGTTGAGCcctaaaactttaaataaattacacCTCAATTTCCATTTACTGATCTATTTTAATGAGCACCTATTTGAGTACCTAAGTCCTTTACTAGGACCTGGGGAGATACATCCCTTGCTTACTCACTGTGAGGCTTAGCCCAGTCAGTGAGCCTGATCTGAGTTCACTAAAGACTGGCAAACCCCTGTGCCTCCTTTCCTCTTGTCCAGAGACTAGTATGTGGGAGTAGGGGAAAGGAGGTGCCCACTCAGATAAAACTATCCAAGAATGCCAATGTCTCCCAGGCCACCCACTATCCTGGGAATTTTGAGAACGTCTTTTGTCCCAGCCCCCACGCAGGGAAGAATCTTAGCAGGCAATACCAAGGTGGGAGCCAAGCACTGCTGTCTGAAGTCCCATTCTCCCTCCCCACTGACCTTCCCAGAATCAAAGAGTCTTTATGGAGGACGGAGACGGAGAAGAAGCAGTTTTGCCATTTGAAGGAATGTCCAGGGCCCTCTGAAGAAAGATGGAACACTAATCCTGTGTCTGGGGGCCAGTAAGCCTATACATAGGGTTGGGACACTGGTCACTTTCCCTTTTTGGAGCCTCCATGTTGCTCCTCTTTCTGTGTGATTCTCTGAGTCAGTTTGTCCCAATCTCCACGTCTCTCTTTGGCTTGAGCCCCACTCACCTGTCCTCTTCCATCAACCAACAGACTGCCtgccagccacactggcttcctgGCTCTGAAGTTCCTGGCCTAGTGGCCTAAGCCCATCCTGCTCCGACAGTAGGGGTGAGAGGGGAGGAGATGATGGAAACACGGAAAACCTCATGGTGacatcttcctttcctttcccaggcCTCAAGCCTTCAAGCGCATACTAGGCCTCCCTTACTGGGGTCATGATGAACCAGAGGAAGCACGTGGGGAGAAATAAGGAGGTTGAGGTAAAAACAGTAAGAGAGGAGGGATAGAGGGTCGAAGGAACACTAGAGGCTGAGGGGGGAGCCTCCCGAAGTGGAAGCCGGGTAGCCAAAGCcactggggagaaaggagagaggttGAGTCGCGCGGCTCTGACAGCCCAGCCCAGCCGAGATCCCCGGGTTTCCCGTCGGTCTCTCCTTccagcttctcttcctccctctcttgtgAGATTTCTCCCCAGGATCTCTCCATGAGACCCCCCCCTCTCTTCTGTACGAGTCTCAGCGACGGCCCGCGGGTTTCTCCATCTCGCGCGCGGCTTTGGTCTCTGGCTCAGCCTCCCGGCCTGGCCCTCTCGGTGGGCGGTGCTCCTTACACTCCGCCCCCAATGAGAACTATTGGTGGAGAGGTGTCAAGAAGGCGGTATCCAGCCAGCGTCCGAGAGTCTGATTGGTTGCGACGACCCAGAGGCGGGCAGGAGGCGGAGCCGGCCGGGAGGCGGGAGGGGCGGCTGGGGCCCGGCCCAGAGCCCCGGGCGGTCGCATTGTTTTCCTGCGCGGAGCCGCGGCAGGAGTGGGGGCTGCTGCTGGGACGCGGGGCTTGCCCGACCAGACAGCGCCCGGGAGCTCACCTCCAAGCTCCATCCCATTCGGACGCTCATCACATCTCGTCAGAGCCCCAATCACGGATTGCGAACTTGGCGTGGTGCGGGGCTGCTGCCCGCCCGCTGCGATCTCGGTCCCGCTGACCCGGATCTCGGAGCAAGTACCCCGGAGCAGGGATGGGGTTGCAGGGAGGCCAGGAGGATGGGGGGGCGCTGCAGGCTGGGGGCAACCTGCCGAAGTGCGAGAGGGAGCCAGGAGGGTGCCAGCGCGCTGTGTGTCTGGTTGTCGGAGAGGGTCAGCGGAGTTGGGGTgcatggagggaggaggggaccgTGGCCGAGCCCCGTCAGTGCACTGTTGGGTGCAGCGTCTGGGCGCATCTTCCCACGGGCTTCTCTGAGTCGCGTCCCCTGGACTGGGGAGAGCGAAAGGGGATTATTTGAGGCGCGCACAGAGGATGGAAACCCTGGTCCCTTGAATCCCGGGCAGGGAAACTAAGGCTCCGAAACCCGCGGAGAACTGGACCCTCTCGATGTCTCTGTAGGGATGGGAAGGGGGACGCGTCGTTCCGGACTTTGGTGTCACGGCTGCACCTCTGTCCTTGTGCAAGCGAGGAGTGTGAGCACCTCTCAGGGGGTTGGGTTGGGCAGAAGTCAGGGAAGGGGACCTCCGAGAAACAACAGTCCCCGTgcccttctcctttcttcaccCCACTCGTCCCCCGGGCTTTGTTAGACCAGGGTCTCCCAAGGAGGAGAGCCTAGCTGGAGACTGCACCTTTAGCCCGCGGACCGCGCTCAGCGCTGGCCCCAGGCCTGCCCTCTTCGGTTCCCAGCCTCTGGCCCTGTTTCTCTGGCCTGGGAGACCCGCCTCCGCTCCCCAACCCCCGCTCCCATCCTCACTCTGTCTGCGCCTGCaggcccctccagcccctcctcccgcTAACGTGGCTCTGGGACCCGGTCCCGGCCCAGACTCAGCTACCCGCCCCCTCTCGGAGCCCCAGATCCAGTGAGGGGGAGACACGTCGAGCCCCTGGCCCCGGGCCCACCTTATGCCAGGCTCTAAACACCTGGATTATCCTCGTTGGGGGTTGGGTGGGAGGTAGAGTAGGTGCGGAgccaggggcagagggtgggggaaacGTCTTGGAGAAGAGAACGGCCTTCAGCCTGTTTCTCCAGGATCCTCaacgcgccccccaccccctctaccTCCCGTCAGTCAGCTCCCCCAGAGGAAGGTGGACTGGGGCGGGAGACCAGCCTGAGAGCTTCCTGCTATTGTCCCCAGACTCGTCTCcccttctccatcccttccccagcctccccctccaccctcccttgACTCTGGTTGTGACTCTGGCTCTGACCCTGACCACTCCCCAGATGTGGCTGTAgggccaggaggagagagaagggttgTTTTCTCTCCCAGCAAAGGGAGGACCTGGGAGGAGAAAGGGATGGCCAGGCCTCCCCCATTTGCTTCAGGTGGGGGGTATGATGCATCTGGGATTGGTCTCAGCAGAGTAAGCCTTTCCCCAGGTCCAGGGTGAGATGAGAACTGCTCAGATGCTGCTCCTCCAAGAACAAATGTGGGAAAAGCCCTCTTAACGATGTATCAAGCAAGTCTAGGGGCCAATGCAAAGGCCAACCAAGTGTTTTCAGAGGCTGGACTAATCCAGcccaaggtggggggtggggtgcagagacaTTGGGCAGGAGGTAGGCAGGACTTGCTCTTtcaggggagaaggaagaggctggGGGTGCTCACTATCAGAGCATTTTGCCTAGAAATGAAGAGCATGTAAATGAGATGCAAATTAGCCTCTATTGTCCCCAGCTAGGGCGCTTTTGCTATGAAGGCTGCTGGATTCTGAGGGTTTTAATGTGGGAGTGGTCGGCATGCCCCACAAACTCTCCCTGTCACCCTTTTCCCCAAGACTGGGCCTTCAATTCCAGGAGTTTCTGGCTAGGGCCCAACCCCAGCCCCTGTCCTCACATCTCCAGGTTTGAGGCGGCGAGCACCTTTGTAATCAAGCTCACTGTCACTGTCAatgccccccacacccacacccttCCAGGGCAGCCTGTCCCTTTTCCTAGCCTCAGTAGACTTCTCCCAAATTTTcacatttacttttaagagatGTGGTAAGGAGGTCTAACTAAGCCTcttccctcctgtcccttctTCCATCAGGTCAGAGGTTTTCTATCCCCTCAACCCCCCACAGGAGTCACGACCCCAGGTAAGGAAAGGGCAGCAGCGTTGAGGGCAGGGGATGGAAAcgggagcagggagagggtctGGCTGTTCTCCCCACTTGCCAGAGGCCAAAGTTGTTTCCTGGGTGAAGATACCAGTTGCTCAGGGCAACTTGGAGGGGGGGAGCAGGTCGGGGAGGGTAGGAGACAggctgtgtccctttctcttcccctgggaGCACCAGCATCCGGAAACCTGGGgatggtgtgggggggggcggtggttAGGGAAGCTTGGCCGTTCAGCACCTGAGGAGGGTCGTTAGCTAGCTGACTGCTctgcccctggggagggggtcATCATTAGATGttcctaccccttcccctcctccagcccccttgGGACCCCATCTGACGTCAACCAGCCCCACCAGTGACGCTGGATTGGGGGTGGGGTACACTTGGGTGTTGGCTCCAAGGGTGGATTTGGGGAGATGGAAGGGGCTGGGCTTGGAAGCCCTGGGTCTCTTCTTTCGGGACGTGGCTGGATGAACAGCTAAGGATCTGCAAAGGAGAGCTGTCTGCTCACTGAAAGGAAGGATCTGCACCCTGACCTGATTTCAGGAGCTCATCAGCCCCTGACTTCAGTttgaagggaaggagggcaggaagcTGGTGGACATACACCTCCCACTGTGGgtccaggcaggggcagctggggcGGGCTTGGTGGTGCTACTGGGCAGGAATGAGGGCTGTCTCGCCATCCTTTCCACCATATCCATCTTTTCCTGGACTTTGGGCTACTGTTGCCTGCCTATtgttgaattatttatatttccattttgaatCAGCccgaagaggaaaggaagggaaagggggacatATATGTTTGGCCATTTCTCCTCACCACTCACCAGTGTGGCCAGTCCCATCATTGGCTCCTAACAGGGGGTGGTTCTGCCCTTCCTCATCAAGTACATGGCCTGGTTCTTAAGAGCCAGGGAGGGAACAGGGGGTTagagaggctgggagggggcacaGTGGTCGGGCAGACAGCTGCAGCCACAGCTAAATTTAGCCTCTGATCTGGCTTTGATGTAGATTCATTTTTGGCTaaagcagccccccaccccacccctgacaCCCCTCCCTACCCGGCTTCTCCCTAAGAGCTCTCGAAGCATGAACTTAGACCAAGACCATGACCCCTgggctgctgccccctcccccaactctggtCTTCCTCAGGCCCTGAAAGGGGCTGGCTTCCTCACAGCTGTGTCtgcctgggcacagagcctgactggccTCCCAGGGTGCCGAGGGGGTctgcaagggagggggagggcgatGTGgtgccctcttcctccttccagtgCCAAGGAGTCACTATTTATAATGTTAAGGCTTCAGTGTCTAATTATAACTGAGAAGGGGTTAGCAAGAGGGGGGCCAGGAGGTGTCACCTACCGAATGTCCCAGGCCCAGTCAGGAGAAAGAAGAGGCTGGGTGAGAAGGCCTGGAAGGGGAGAGCGGGTGTGTCCTGTCCTTACCTGGGGTCATGCCTGCAGGTCTCACACCAGCCAGTTGGGGCTAGTTGGAGAGGGAAAGGCCTTGAGTGACAGTGACAGCTGGCTGGGACTGAGGCAGTGCCAGGGAAAGGGTTGTTTCCCCTAAGCCCAAAGGGTCCTCTGGGGATAACatggggggcggggcgcctgggtcgaGGCTGAAGGGATccggccccttcccccacttttaTCTGTCCCCTCTTTCAGGGCCGGCATATGGGTGAGGGGGCACCCCCTGGGGCCTGAGCTGCCCCGCACAGGATGCCCCGTGCCCCCCACTTCATGCCcttgctgcttctgctgctgtgGCTCTCACTTCCCCATACCAGGGCTGCCTTTCCCCAAGACCCAGTCCCTCTGCTGACCTCCGACCTGCAAGGTGAGTGCCCTGGcccacctgctgtgtgacctggcTCAGCACCAGAGACCTCTGTGGAGGAGGCCCTGCTTCAGGAAGACACTCAGCAGAGGGGAGTAGCCGCCTAGAGCAAGCTCAGGCCAACCCCTCATCTCTGCTGGCCCCACTTCCTTCACTTCGAGGCAGCATTGTCCTTCAGTGGTTAGGAACCCAGACTCTGCACCAGAGCAAACCTTAGCAGGTTTGAATCCCCACCAAGCTGCTTGTTAGCTGCATGACTTTGGTTAGACTGTTTAACCTTTCtttgcctcagtctcctcagctGCAAAACAAAGATAACAAATAGCATTCCAGCTCACAGAGTTATTTAGGGATTCAATTAGGTCGTACATGTAACGTGCAGAGAACACGGCCTGGCACATGGCAAACGCTTTCTGtgtgtttgctattattattcgTTACACCACAGAGGCCCAGGACTGGTTCCGTGGCTCCCCACAcgtctccccttcctctccatcaCGAAGCCCAAGTCCTCCTGTGAGGGAAACCATACGCCCACTTGTTTCTCGGAAGACCCTTTATCTAGTTGCAGGTTCCAGTTATGTATGTAGGATTTAGAGTAATTTTAAGGACTGCAGTTGGGTCATTGGAACTAAGTGTCAGCGGATAAGGATAGCAAACGCTGGCATGCGTCAGACGCGGTCCGAGCACCGTACTGACGTTAAACCATCCATCCGCGAACCCTGAGCTCCCTTCGAGGACTGATGATTATGGGTGCCGTGGTCAGGCTGGTGGACACTGGGGTTGGTCCAAGAAGGCAGTAACCTGGGACGGCTGAGGTGGTTCCTAGAGCCTTGAGGGGACGACACAACAAGAGGactggaagaaagggaggaagtgCTCCCGACAGGACAGTGTACGGCATGGGAATGGAAGGGGGTCACCAGCCAGCCCGATGACCCTTCCAAGAAGGGACTGTGTTCAGCTCTGGAGTAGGATAGACCCGGATCTGAGCCATGGTGCCTGCCACTTCCCAGCTAAACTATGGAAATTCCTTAATGTCTTtaagcctcaggttcctcatctgtaaaatggggccagtATTACCTTCCTGCAAGACAAacaaagagttcttttttttttttaattttcttttaaattttttaaaaattctttatctttgagagagatggagaggcagagcatgagcaggggaggggcagagagaaagagggagacatagaagctgaagcaggctccaggctctgagctgtcagcacagaatccaatgcagggctcaaacccacaaactgtgagatcatgatctgagccaaagtcagatgcttaaccaactgggccacccaggcgtccctctaaTAAACTttacttgataaatgagtgatgtcttgcataTGGGTAGTCTGTGATGCCCAATATCACTTGATCACAACTAAGACAATGGTtcctgaaattcactttgatatatgagtgctttacAAGCATccttccagaacaaattatgctcggAAACCAAGTTTTATTGTACTTCCCTTACAGGTTTGTATTAAATGAGGCAATGCATCTAATGTGCTAACTTGGTGGTTGGCAGAGGTTAAGTGCTTAGAGctagtattattttattaatagctatattaatagtaatttttaatacCTCACAACTCATATTCCTCACCCACAGTGCCTGTGGCAGGATTTCATCTGCCTAGAAAGGGTAGTGTGGTGTCCTGGCTGGGCCTCAGCACCCACCTCTCTGTCCTCTAGGGACTTCCCCATCATCCTGGTTCCGGGGCCTGGAGGATGATGCTGTGGTTGCAGAACTTGGGCTGGACTTTCAGAGATTCCTGACCTTGAACCGGACCTTGCTAGTAGCTGCCCGGTAAACTGGCCGCTGCACCGTTGTGGGGCCGACATGCATGCTCCTGGGCGGACTTGGGAACTGCATGGCCACTGCAGCATCTTGAGGGGACACATGGGACATGGATATGCTGGGATCCACAGTGCAAAAGCCAAGGCATGGAGTacggggaggagagagagcaggagggctGCCTTGCTGTCTCCAAGCTTCTGGGCCTCCGCAGGGGGGGCAGTAAGGAGCTCAGGTGGGGTGCCTCTGCCTGGCTCtgatcccttcctccttctcccttcagGGATCACGTTTTCTCCTTCGATCTTCAagcccaggagggagaggggctggtgcCCAACAAGGTaagaggtgtgggggggggaggtgcaggCGTGGAGATGAGGCTGGGAAAGGTCTGGTGGGGGGCAAGCGGGtggggaaagaatcccaaaggAGCCATGATATGAGGGGGCATCCAGGTGGCCCCATGATGCTCCCTCTTCAACTTCTCCCTTCAGTACCTAACATGGCGGAGCCACGACATGGACAACTGTGCTGTGCGGGGGAAGCTGACGGTGAGGAGTGGAGCGGATAAGAATCTCCAGGGGAGGATTTCCCGCCTCCATCCTAGCTGTCCTCCTCCTCCGCTGTGCCTGGTTTCTGCCCACTTCCATCTTAGGCCTCAGCCccctgggggagagggaagggccagGAGAGGCAGTGACTTGGTGACTGGTTTGACCTTCTCATAAGCAAGGGATGCTCAGCAGGCCCCAGAATCTGCCTGGGGTTGCAGGGTAGCAGACTGCATAGCTGGGATTTTACCCCACATTGTCCTGCCTGGCTCAAGGGAGGTGGCCTCACTTCCTGTGACTCTCTGTCCCAGTCCCAGGGAGCCCTGTCTCTGACCTTGAATTTTGGCTTCTCTAGGACGAGTGCCACAACTATATCCGTGTTCTCGTTCCCTGGGACTCCCAGACGCTCCTTGCCTGTGGCACGAACTCCTTCAGCCCTGTGTGCCGCAGCTATGGGGTACaagggcgggggcagggggtggtgaAGGGGTCAGGGTGGGAGTAAGAAGAGACCCCCAGGTGGGCACTCAGTGAGGGTGGAGGAGCAGGAGTGGCCAGAGGgcaaaggtcctgaaggggtgggggagagaggcacgGGGTCATGGGAAGGTGGGTTACAGAGCCAGGCCCCAAGACCCTGCCAGTTCCAACaatctgctccctctgcccccagataACTTCGCTGCAGCAGGAGGGTGAAGAGCTGAGTGGGCAGGCTCGATGCCCCTTTGATGCCACCCAGTCCAACGTGGCTGTCTTTGCAGGTGCGAACAGGGGCTGGTGAGAAGCAGGTCTGTGGTGGGAGGGGGCTCCCACCTTAGCCCTCCTCCCAATTTggtctttccctctgctcctgagTAGAAGGTTGGGGtagggggcagggccagggggagTGAAGCAGGGGTGTAGGAGGCCCAAGAAGAGCCAGATCCctgactccccctccccacccctccagagGGCAGCCTGTACTCAGCCACGGCAGCAGATTTCCAGGCCAGTGATGCTGTGGTTTACAGAAGCCTTGGGCCTCAGCCCCCACTCCGCTCGGCCAAGTACGACTCCAAGTGGCTCAGAGGTCAGGGcgggcctgggggagggaagcTGCTCTAGGGGCCAAGGTacagggggtaggggggaggacTGTGGTGGGAGCAGGGACATGGTGGTGGTACTGGTACTGTGCTGGTAGTATTGGTACTGTGCATGTGTGCAAAGGCCGGAGGCCACGTGGGGCCCGAAGTCTCTGAGCACACTGTTTCCCGTCTCTCCCCCTCAGAGCCACACTTCGTCTACGCCCTGGAGCATGGGGACCACGTCTACTTCTTCTTCCGTGAAGTGTCCGTGGAGGATGCCCGGCTGGGAAGGGTAGGGAGGCGGGCACCAGGGGTGGGTGGCTGGAGGCTTAGGCTGGGTCCTGACAGAGCCAGTCAGAGTCAGCCAAGAGGGCCTGGGCCCTAATCTCCACATGACAGTCCCTGGGACTCTAAGCCCCAGCTTGGAGGAGCCTCTAGCCCTCTGGCCCCACCTCCTGCTGTGTCCCCCATCCTTGACCCAGGCCGATCTAGCACATGCACTCTTCCCTCACCATGCCCCTAACAGTTGTCTCTTGGGCCTTGGATGCTCCAgctcctgggccctgcccccgGCCCCGCGGCCCTCACACTGCTCCTGGTCCTCCTCCAGGTGCAGTTCTCTCGAGTGGCCCGTGTGTGCAAACGTGACATGGGCGGCTCGCCTAGGGCCCTGGACCGCCACTGGACATCCTTCCTGAAGCTGCGGCTCAACTGCTCTGTCCCTGGGGATTCTACCTTCTATTTTGACGTCTTACAGGCCTTAACCGGGCCTGTGAACTTATATGGCCGCCCTGCTCTTTTTGGGGTCTTCACCACCCAGACCAATAGGTTAGTACCAGACTAACCAACGTGGCCCAATCTGTGCCCTGTTCCACCAGTGTCCAAGCTCCCCCTACTGATGCCCCTCTAGTGAGGGGAAACTCCATTCAAAGCCAGTttactgttctctttttttttccctcccagcaTGGCCCCCAGAGACTATCTCACCCTCCCGGGCTCCATGCCCTAATGTGGTGCATAACGGTGGCTGCCCTGTGTCACCTGGGAGGGGCTGTGCTGTCCCTCCCAATACCCAATCCGCATCCTTCTCTGGCTCTTTCAGCATCCCTGGCTCTGCGGTCTGTGCCTTCTACCTGGATGATATCAAGCATGGATTTGAGGGCAAGTTCAAGGAGCAGAGGAGTCTGGACGGGGCCTGGACACCTGTGTCTGAAGACAGGGTTCCCTCCCCAAGGTATGCAGGATGGGAGTGGCCTTTGTGGGGGTAGAAGCAAGCGGTGTGTTCCCACATGGGATTATAGGGAGAGGGTCTGTGGAATGATGGGAGGGGGCTCAGTGAGTCAGCACGGGACTAGAGAGCTGTGGGGAAAAGGGAAGCAGTAGTTGAATGTCTCTGTGAAGGAGGGGGGAGTGGAGGTTACCAGTCGTGTTTGGGAgcagtttgggggtggggggtgtacaGAACCTAACCAAACCCTGGGTCCCTGTCCTAATACGGCTCCTTCCCATGTGCCCACCAGGCCAGGATCCTGTGCGGGGGTGGGTGTGGCTGCCCTGTTCCCCTCTTCCAGAGATCTCCCTGACGAGGTCCTGACCTTCATCAAGGCTCACCCGTTGCTGGACCCTGCCGTGCCACCCGCCACCCATCAGCCTCTGCTCACCCTCACCAGCAGGTATGCGGCTAGACAAGCGGCACTACAGCCCGACCCCCTGTGCCCCAGCCActctccttctctgacctccCCAGGTAAATCATATTGGTGGGAAAAAGCATCCCCAAAAGCAGAAGGGAGAGCGATGAGAAGGAAAGTCTGGGCTGGGGGAAGGACTGTTCCAGGCCATCTTCCACTGGTCACGTCGTCTTGACCCTAGGTCTGTCCCTCCAGGGCCCTACTGACCCAGGTAGCGGTGGACGGTAGGGCCGGTCCCTACGGTAACACCACAGTCCTGTTTCTGGGCTCTGACGATGGGACAGTGCTGAAGGTGCTGCCCCCGGGTGGGCCATCTGGGGGCCCTGAGCCCATCCTGTTGGAAGAGATCAAAGCCTACAGCCCCTCCAGGTGAGGCCTTCGGAGGGCagtccctcccgcccccccacccccgggcagAGCAGGAGTGGGATGTGAGGTGGTCATGGGCATGGGGTGAACATCTGCATGGCCGAAGCTATGAGACAGAGGGACTTGGCAAGACTCTGGATGGTGGAGGAAGGGCAGCCCTAGGAGTTGCATTTGGGGTTCGTCTGCCTCATCGCCCTCTGTCCTCTGGCTCACCCAGGAGAAAGGAGCCCCATCTGTCCCACCTCTGATTCCTTGTGGCCTCTCCCTAGGTGCAGTGGGAAGCGGGCAGCCCGGACAGCACGGCGGGTAATAGGGCTGGAGCTGGACACCGAGGGTCACAGGCTCTTCGTGGCTTTTTCCGGCTGTATCATCTACCTCCCTCTCAGTCGGTGCTCCCGGCACGGGGCCTGTCggaggtgaggaggggctggggggcaggctaCCTGGGGAGGTGTCCTGGGTCAAAAGGAGCATGAGAACACAGGCATGGGAGGGTGGGTTTGGAAGGGAGGGTGGCCTAATGTGTCCCGCAGGGGC contains:
- the SEMA6C gene encoding semaphorin-6C isoform X1; the protein is MPRAPHFMPLLLLLLWLSLPHTRAAFPQDPVPLLTSDLQGTSPSSWFRGLEDDAVVAELGLDFQRFLTLNRTLLVAARDHVFSFDLQAQEGEGLVPNKYLTWRSHDMDNCAVRGKLTDECHNYIRVLVPWDSQTLLACGTNSFSPVCRSYGITSLQQEGEELSGQARCPFDATQSNVAVFAEGSLYSATAADFQASDAVVYRSLGPQPPLRSAKYDSKWLREPHFVYALEHGDHVYFFFREVSVEDARLGRVQFSRVARVCKRDMGGSPRALDRHWTSFLKLRLNCSVPGDSTFYFDVLQALTGPVNLYGRPALFGVFTTQTNSIPGSAVCAFYLDDIKHGFEGKFKEQRSLDGAWTPVSEDRVPSPRPGSCAGVGVAALFPSSRDLPDEVLTFIKAHPLLDPAVPPATHQPLLTLTSRALLTQVAVDGRAGPYGNTTVLFLGSDDGTVLKVLPPGGPSGGPEPILLEEIKAYSPSRCSGKRAARTARRVIGLELDTEGHRLFVAFSGCIIYLPLSRCSRHGACRRSCLASQDPYCGWHRSRGCVAVRGPGRADVFPAGSQDTMEDSDCQDGATGSQSGTGDPAYGVRRELPPASASLSVPIPLLLACAAAAFALGASVSGLLVSCACRRAHRRRSKDVETPGLPRPLSLRSLARLHGAGPEPPPSKDGEGAQTPQLYTTFLPPPDGVAPPELACLPTPESTPELPVKHLRHAGAPWEWNQNGNNAKEGPGRARGGHAAGGLAPRVLVRPPPPGCPGQAVEVTTLEELLRYLHGPQPPRKGAEPPAIFTSRALPPEPVPTPPLFAGSSLLPRECGPPLRLDVPPEGKCAAPSPRPALSAPAPRLGVGGSRRMPFPTHRAPPALLTRVPSGGPSRYCGGPGRHLQYLGRQEGYRGRALKRVDVEKPQLSPKPPLGAPPSQQTVPNGSHFNF
- the SEMA6C gene encoding semaphorin-6C isoform X4; the encoded protein is MPRAPHFMPLLLLLLWLSLPHTRAAFPQDPVPLLTSDLQGTSPSSWFRGLEDDAVVAELGLDFQRFLTLNRTLLVAARDHVFSFDLQAQEGEGLVPNKYLTWRSHDMDNCAVRGKLTDECHNYIRVLVPWDSQTLLACGTNSFSPVCRSYGITSLQQEGEELSGQARCPFDATQSNVAVFAEGSLYSATAADFQASDAVVYRSLGPQPPLRSAKYDSKWLREPHFVYALEHGDHVYFFFREVSVEDARLGRVQFSRVARVCKRDMGGSPRALDRHWTSFLKLRLNCSVPGDSTFYFDVLQALTGPVNLYGRPALFGVFTTQTNSIPGSAVCAFYLDDIKHGFEGKFKEQRSLDGAWTPVSEDRVPSPRPGSCAGVGVAALFPSSRDLPDEVLTFIKAHPLLDPAVPPATHQPLLTLTSRALLTQVAVDGRAGPYGNTTVLFLGSDDGTVLKVLPPGGPSGGPEPILLEEIKAYSPSRCSGKRAARTARRVIGLELDTEGHRLFVAFSGCIIYLPLSRCSRHGACRRSCLASQDPYCGWHRSRGCVAVRGPGRADVFPAGSQDTMEDSDCQDGATGSQSGTGDPAYVLLGPGPPPETPSPPSDAHPWPQSSTIGAHTQGVRRELPPASASLSVPIPLLLACAAAAFALGASVSGLLVSCACRRAHRRRSKDVETPGLPRPLSLRSLARLHGAGPEPPPSKDGEGAQTPQLYTTFLPPPDGVAPPELACLPTPESTPELPVKHLRHAGAPWEWNQNGNNAKEGPGRARGGHAAGGLAPRVLVRPPPPGCPGQAVEVTTLEELLRYLHGPQPPRKGAEPPAIFTSRALPPEPVPTPPLFAGSSLLPRECGPPLRLDVPPEGKCAAPSPRPALSAPAPRLGVGGSRRMPFPTHRAPPALLTRVPSGGPSRYCGGPGRHLQYLGRQEGYRGRALKRVDVEKPQLSPKPPLGAPPSQQTVPNGSHFNF
- the SEMA6C gene encoding semaphorin-6C isoform X2; amino-acid sequence: MPRAPHFMPLLLLLLWLSLPHTRAAFPQDPVPLLTSDLQGTSPSSWFRGLEDDAVVAELGLDFQRFLTLNRTLLVAARDHVFSFDLQAQEGEGLVPNKYLTWRSHDMDNCAVRGKLTITSLQQEGEELSGQARCPFDATQSNVAVFAEGSLYSATAADFQASDAVVYRSLGPQPPLRSAKYDSKWLREPHFVYALEHGDHVYFFFREVSVEDARLGRVQFSRVARVCKRDMGGSPRALDRHWTSFLKLRLNCSVPGDSTFYFDVLQALTGPVNLYGRPALFGVFTTQTNSIPGSAVCAFYLDDIKHGFEGKFKEQRSLDGAWTPVSEDRVPSPRPGSCAGVGVAALFPSSRDLPDEVLTFIKAHPLLDPAVPPATHQPLLTLTSRALLTQVAVDGRAGPYGNTTVLFLGSDDGTVLKVLPPGGPSGGPEPILLEEIKAYSPSRCSGKRAARTARRVIGLELDTEGHRLFVAFSGCIIYLPLSRCSRHGACRRSCLASQDPYCGWHRSRGCVAVRGPGRADVFPAGSQDTMEDSDCQDGATGSQSGTGDPAYGVRRELPPASASLSVPIPLLLACAAAAFALGASVSGLLVSCACRRAHRRRSKDVETPGLPRPLSLRSLARLHGAGPEPPPSKDGEGAQTPQLYTTFLPPPDGVAPPELACLPTPESTPELPVKHLRHAGAPWEWNQNGNNAKEGPGRARGGHAAGGLAPRVLVRPPPPGCPGQAVEVTTLEELLRYLHGPQPPRKGAEPPAIFTSRALPPEPVPTPPLFAGSSLLPRECGPPLRLDVPPEGKCAAPSPRPALSAPAPRLGVGGSRRMPFPTHRAPPALLTRVPSGGPSRYCGGPGRHLQYLGRQEGYRGRALKRVDVEKPQLSPKPPLGAPPSQQTVPNGSHFNF